One Sus scrofa isolate TJ Tabasco breed Duroc chromosome 10, Sscrofa11.1, whole genome shotgun sequence genomic window carries:
- the DDX59 gene encoding probable ATP-dependent RNA helicase DDX59 isoform X1, with amino-acid sequence MFVPRSLKIKRNASDDGRSCVAKKIKPEGENPGLDAGGFGPAVTSDPREPAAHPHPAGPVAEGVLAGPEQEAQDNLPEEPVKSFSKTQRWAEPGEPVCVVCGRFGEYICDETDEDVCSLECKAKHLLQVRAAEEQREPPQEGSSEPGAPCPASYVYTEHAFISNLREDQIENLRGQLGIVVEGRGVPRPIIDFGHCGFPETLNFNLKTAGYEVPTPIQMQMIPVGLLGRDLLASADTGSGKTAAFLLPVITRALVQSKAPSALVLTPTRELAIQIERQAKELMGGLPRMRTALLVGGLPAPPQLHRLRQRVQVIIATPGRLLDIMKQSSVDLGNIKIVVVDEADTMLKMGFQEQVLDVLENVPQDCQTILVSATIPTRIEQLASRLLHDPVRVLAGEKNLPCPSVRQIVLWVEEPAKKKKLFEILNDKKLFKPPVLVFVDCKLGADLLSEAVEKITGLKSTSMHSEKSQIERKTILEGLLEGDYDVVVSTGVLGRGLDLISVKLVVNFDMPSSMDEYVHQVGRVGRLGQNGTAITFINNNSKRLFWDIAKRVKPTGSLLPPQLLNSPYLHEQKRKEQQKDKQMQNDLVTGANLMDIIRKHDKSNSQK; translated from the exons ATGTTTGTTCCAAGATCCCTGAAAATCAAGCGGAACGCTAGTGATGATGGTAGAAGTTGTGTGGCCAAGAAAATCAAGCCAGAAGGTGAAAATCCTGGGCTGGACGCTGGCGGGTTTGGTCCAGCTGTCACCTCAGACCCCAGAGAACCAGCAGCGCATCCGCATCCAGCCGGCCCGGTGGCTGAGGGGGTTCTGGCTGGACCCGAGCAGGAGGCACAGGACAATCTCCCGGAGGAACCCGTGAAGTCCTTTTCCAAAACCCAGCGCTGGGCAGAGCCCGGGGAGCCAGTGTGCGTGGTGTGCGGGCGGTTTGGAGAATACATCTGTGATGAGACGGATGAAGATGTGTGTAGCCTGGAGTGTAAAGCAAAACACCTTCTGCAGGTTAGGGCAGCCGAGGAGCAGAGAGAGCCACCCCAGGAAGGGAGTTCTGAGCCGGGGGCTCCATGCCCTGCTTCCTACGTCTACACCGAGCACGCCTTCATCTCGAACCTCCGGGAGGACCAGATTGAAAACCTTAGAGGGCAGCTGGGAATCGTGGTGGAAGGGCGAGGTGTCCCCAGGCCCATCATTGACTTTGGGCATTGCGGCTTCCCTGAGACCTTAAACTTCAACTTGAAGACCGCAGGCTACGAAGTTCCCACGCCCATCCAGATGCAGATGATCCCCGTGGGGCTTCTGGGCAGGGACCTCCTGGCCAGCGCTGACACCGGCTCAGGAAAGACGGCCGCCTTCCTGCTTCCCGTTATCACGCGAGCTCTGGTTCAG AGCAAAGCACCATCTGCGCTCGTCCTCACGCCCACGAGGGAGCTGGCCATCCAGATAGAGCGCCAGGCCAAGGAGCTGATGGGCGGTCTGCCCCGCATGAGGACCGCGCTCCTGGTGGGGGGCCTGCCCGCCCCCCCGCAGCTCCATCGCCTGCGCCAGCGGGTCCAG GTAATCATAGCAACTCCTGGGCGACTTCTGGATATAATGAAGCAGAGCTCTGTGGATCTGGGCAATATCAAAATTGTAGTAGTGGATGAA GCTGACACTATGTTAAAGATGGGCTTTCAGGAGCAAGTGCTTGACGTCTTGGAGAACGTGCCTCAGGATTGCCAGACCATTTTGGTGTCAGCCACGATTCCAACCCGCATAGAACAGTTGGCGAGCCGGCTCCTGCACGACCCCGTGAGGGTCCTTGCCGGGGAGAAGAACCTGCCCTGCCCCAGCGTGCGCCAGATCGTTTTGTGGGTGGAAGAaccagccaaaaagaaaaagttatttgaaatCTTGAAT GATAAGAAGCTCTTTAAGCCTCCAGTGTTAGTATTTGTGGACTGCAAACTAGGAGCAGATCTGTTGAGCGAGGCAGTTGAGAAGATCACGGGTCTAAAAAGCACATCCATGCACTCGGAGAAGTCCCAGATAGAAAGGAAAACCATCCTGGAG GGGTTACTTGAAGGCGACTATGACGTCGTTGTGAGCACGGGGGTCCTGGGAAGGGGCCTGGACTTGATCAGTGTCAAGCTCGTTGTCAATTTCGACATGCCTTCGAGTATGGATGAGTACGTGCACCAG GTTGGAAGAGTGGGCAGATTAGGTCAAAATGGAACAGCAATTACATTCATCAATAACAACTCCAAGAGACTCTTCTGGGATATTGCAAAACGGGTGAAACCCACCGGATCCCTTCTTCCGCCTCAGTTGTTAAATTCCCCCTACCTGCAtgagcagaagagaaaggagCAGCAGAAAgataaacagatgcagaatgacCTGGTTACAGGGGCTAATCTTATGGACATTATTAGAAAGCATGATAAAAGTAATTCTCAAAAATGA
- the DDX59 gene encoding probable ATP-dependent RNA helicase DDX59 isoform X2 — protein MFVPRSLKIKRNASDDGRSCVAKKIKPEGENPGLDAGGFGPAVTSDPREPAAHPHPAGPVAEGVLAGPEQEAQDNLPEEPVKSFSKTQRWAEPGEPVCVVCGRFGEYICDETDEDVCSLECKAKHLLQVRAAEEQREPPQEGSSEPGAPCPASYVYTEHAFISNLREDQIENLRGQLGIVVEGRGVPRPIIDFGHCGFPETLNFNLKTAGYEVPTPIQMQMIPVGLLGRDLLASADTGSGKTAAFLLPVITRALVQVIIATPGRLLDIMKQSSVDLGNIKIVVVDEADTMLKMGFQEQVLDVLENVPQDCQTILVSATIPTRIEQLASRLLHDPVRVLAGEKNLPCPSVRQIVLWVEEPAKKKKLFEILNDKKLFKPPVLVFVDCKLGADLLSEAVEKITGLKSTSMHSEKSQIERKTILEGLLEGDYDVVVSTGVLGRGLDLISVKLVVNFDMPSSMDEYVHQVGRVGRLGQNGTAITFINNNSKRLFWDIAKRVKPTGSLLPPQLLNSPYLHEQKRKEQQKDKQMQNDLVTGANLMDIIRKHDKSNSQK, from the exons ATGTTTGTTCCAAGATCCCTGAAAATCAAGCGGAACGCTAGTGATGATGGTAGAAGTTGTGTGGCCAAGAAAATCAAGCCAGAAGGTGAAAATCCTGGGCTGGACGCTGGCGGGTTTGGTCCAGCTGTCACCTCAGACCCCAGAGAACCAGCAGCGCATCCGCATCCAGCCGGCCCGGTGGCTGAGGGGGTTCTGGCTGGACCCGAGCAGGAGGCACAGGACAATCTCCCGGAGGAACCCGTGAAGTCCTTTTCCAAAACCCAGCGCTGGGCAGAGCCCGGGGAGCCAGTGTGCGTGGTGTGCGGGCGGTTTGGAGAATACATCTGTGATGAGACGGATGAAGATGTGTGTAGCCTGGAGTGTAAAGCAAAACACCTTCTGCAGGTTAGGGCAGCCGAGGAGCAGAGAGAGCCACCCCAGGAAGGGAGTTCTGAGCCGGGGGCTCCATGCCCTGCTTCCTACGTCTACACCGAGCACGCCTTCATCTCGAACCTCCGGGAGGACCAGATTGAAAACCTTAGAGGGCAGCTGGGAATCGTGGTGGAAGGGCGAGGTGTCCCCAGGCCCATCATTGACTTTGGGCATTGCGGCTTCCCTGAGACCTTAAACTTCAACTTGAAGACCGCAGGCTACGAAGTTCCCACGCCCATCCAGATGCAGATGATCCCCGTGGGGCTTCTGGGCAGGGACCTCCTGGCCAGCGCTGACACCGGCTCAGGAAAGACGGCCGCCTTCCTGCTTCCCGTTATCACGCGAGCTCTGGTTCAG GTAATCATAGCAACTCCTGGGCGACTTCTGGATATAATGAAGCAGAGCTCTGTGGATCTGGGCAATATCAAAATTGTAGTAGTGGATGAA GCTGACACTATGTTAAAGATGGGCTTTCAGGAGCAAGTGCTTGACGTCTTGGAGAACGTGCCTCAGGATTGCCAGACCATTTTGGTGTCAGCCACGATTCCAACCCGCATAGAACAGTTGGCGAGCCGGCTCCTGCACGACCCCGTGAGGGTCCTTGCCGGGGAGAAGAACCTGCCCTGCCCCAGCGTGCGCCAGATCGTTTTGTGGGTGGAAGAaccagccaaaaagaaaaagttatttgaaatCTTGAAT GATAAGAAGCTCTTTAAGCCTCCAGTGTTAGTATTTGTGGACTGCAAACTAGGAGCAGATCTGTTGAGCGAGGCAGTTGAGAAGATCACGGGTCTAAAAAGCACATCCATGCACTCGGAGAAGTCCCAGATAGAAAGGAAAACCATCCTGGAG GGGTTACTTGAAGGCGACTATGACGTCGTTGTGAGCACGGGGGTCCTGGGAAGGGGCCTGGACTTGATCAGTGTCAAGCTCGTTGTCAATTTCGACATGCCTTCGAGTATGGATGAGTACGTGCACCAG GTTGGAAGAGTGGGCAGATTAGGTCAAAATGGAACAGCAATTACATTCATCAATAACAACTCCAAGAGACTCTTCTGGGATATTGCAAAACGGGTGAAACCCACCGGATCCCTTCTTCCGCCTCAGTTGTTAAATTCCCCCTACCTGCAtgagcagaagagaaaggagCAGCAGAAAgataaacagatgcagaatgacCTGGTTACAGGGGCTAATCTTATGGACATTATTAGAAAGCATGATAAAAGTAATTCTCAAAAATGA